One Paenibacillus sp. J23TS9 DNA segment encodes these proteins:
- a CDS encoding multidrug effflux MFS transporter has protein sequence MRKNNQWNVFSLALLLGLFSTLGPFTIDMYLPAFPEIAENLNTSASLVQFSLTACLLGLGIGQLVMGSLSDVYGRRNPLLISMAVYIISSLACAFAPNIGLLILFRFAQGFAASAGIVISRAIARDLYSGHELTKFFSLLLLVGNLGPLAAPIAGSGILSFTTWIGVFIALALLGIYLLAMTKWRLKETLPAERRETPNFANQLRSYGLLLRDRQFVGYMLAQGIMIAGVFAYVSGTPFIYQNIYGVTPAVFALLFGSNGISLIIGSQLVGRMAHRISEQAFLLFGLCVALFASIVVLVVAVVHGPLFTLVIPLFFFVCSIGITSTAAFPLAMERQANMAGSAAALLGVIPFLLGAVVAPLVGIAGENTAVPLGVIILATSTAAMLAYFVLVRKVPRGASQQAQSEPNF, from the coding sequence ATGAGAAAAAATAATCAATGGAATGTTTTTAGCTTGGCTTTGTTGTTGGGCTTATTTTCGACGTTAGGCCCATTTACGATTGATATGTATTTACCGGCATTTCCTGAAATCGCAGAAAATTTGAATACAAGCGCGTCACTCGTCCAGTTTAGCCTGACGGCTTGTTTACTTGGACTAGGCATAGGTCAGCTCGTTATGGGCTCGCTAAGCGATGTCTATGGCAGGCGAAATCCTCTGCTGATTTCCATGGCCGTATATATCATCTCCTCGTTGGCTTGCGCATTCGCACCCAATATTGGATTGCTAATACTATTCCGATTTGCCCAAGGGTTTGCCGCTTCCGCAGGAATCGTTATCTCGCGGGCAATAGCCCGCGACCTTTACAGCGGTCACGAACTTACTAAATTTTTCTCTTTGCTTTTGCTCGTGGGTAATTTGGGTCCACTTGCTGCACCGATTGCAGGCAGCGGCATTCTTTCGTTCACGACATGGATTGGCGTGTTCATCGCACTGGCCCTGCTGGGAATTTACTTATTGGCGATGACAAAATGGCGTTTGAAGGAGACTCTTCCAGCTGAAAGACGCGAAACACCCAACTTCGCAAACCAATTGCGGAGCTACGGGCTTCTCTTGCGCGATCGCCAGTTTGTCGGCTACATGCTGGCACAGGGAATTATGATCGCCGGTGTCTTTGCTTATGTTTCAGGAACGCCTTTTATCTATCAAAATATATACGGCGTCACACCGGCCGTTTTCGCATTGCTTTTCGGATCGAATGGCATTAGCTTGATTATAGGATCGCAATTAGTGGGGCGGATGGCGCATCGTATATCTGAACAGGCATTTCTGCTATTTGGCCTATGTGTGGCCTTATTTGCAAGCATCGTCGTTTTGGTGGTAGCTGTAGTCCATGGTCCACTTTTCACCTTGGTCATACCGCTGTTTTTCTTTGTTTGTTCAATAGGTATTACATCAACTGCAGCATTTCCGCTTGCAATGGAGAGACAGGCCAATATGGCGGGAAGTGCTGCCGCGCTGTTGGGTGTCATACCTTTTCTTCTAGGTGCGGTGGTTGCTCCTCTGGTTGGTATCGCAGGTGAAAACACCGCGGTTCCGCTAGGCGTAATTATTTTAGCGACGAGCACTGCAGCAATGCTCGCTTATTTCGTTCTGGTAAGAAAAGTTCCGCGTGGAGCATCACAACAAGCCCAATCCGAGCCTAATTTTTAG
- a CDS encoding trans-aconitate 2-methyltransferase — MDSSVKKLFDAIASGYDEQRKKLIPCFDDFYGMALSLVESAAASPKILDLGAGTGLFSGMVLQKYPNAELTLMDVSDKMLEGARQRFQHNDSIRYIVGDYSNYTFTESFDIVISSLSIHHLTHMAKQHLFVTIHQALMPGGIFVNADQVAGNHPASDEYYRRRWLEHINDSGLSREAIEASVERRKLDINAQLNDQIIWLEEAGFLDVDCMYKYLDFAVFFSRKDSRVPGSTPHV; from the coding sequence ATGGACTCATCCGTCAAAAAGCTGTTCGATGCCATCGCGAGTGGATATGACGAGCAAAGAAAAAAACTGATCCCTTGTTTCGACGATTTCTACGGAATGGCTCTATCCTTAGTTGAAAGTGCTGCTGCCTCACCGAAAATTCTTGACTTGGGGGCGGGTACCGGGCTTTTTTCAGGCATGGTGCTGCAAAAATACCCCAATGCAGAGCTTACGCTCATGGATGTAAGCGACAAAATGTTAGAGGGGGCACGTCAGCGATTCCAGCATAACGACAGCATTCGGTATATCGTCGGAGATTATTCGAACTATACGTTTACCGAGTCGTTTGACATCGTCATTTCTTCGTTATCCATCCATCATCTCACTCATATGGCAAAACAGCATTTATTTGTGACGATACATCAAGCTCTGATGCCAGGCGGTATATTTGTTAATGCGGATCAAGTGGCCGGAAATCATCCTGCATCCGATGAGTATTACAGACGACGCTGGCTTGAGCATATTAACGACAGTGGTCTTTCCCGTGAGGCCATTGAAGCGTCTGTGGAAAGAAGAAAGCTGGATATCAATGCCCAACTAAACGATCAAATCATATGGTTGGAGGAAGCCGGATTTCTTGATGTAGACTGCATGTATAAGTATTTGGATTTTGCCGTCTTTTTCAGTAGAAAAGACTCGAGAGTCCCTGGGTCGACGCCACATGTATGA
- a CDS encoding SGNH/GDSL hydrolase family protein gives MEFSFTKYARLMGRFDLAEIEKPKCGWVNSAVFVAFQGTAISMTAEDSEGQDYVEIVVDGVARNWINLKKGVHEYIIEQGLPDGEHTLEIHKRTGILTGSIAFHQFTLPDGGSFLAPPAARPLRLEYFGDSITDGAGIGHPHELAEAPDLDDGYMSYVGISARMLNAEYHTMAICGIGVWQDAVGNRQGLPEHFSGTLGKETAPWDFSRYIPDGVVINLGQNDYSTPIHDEEYIAAYIEFIRVILEKYHDPYVFCCVGTMNNNYLASVKQVVSHFNQNGNAKVFVVDLGLIHPEVEGWGGRYHPGYQTHYRMGSELASFISAKTGWKLLKRPSIATECVF, from the coding sequence TTGGAATTTAGCTTTACCAAATATGCCAGATTGATGGGGAGATTCGATCTCGCCGAGATAGAGAAGCCGAAATGCGGATGGGTGAACAGCGCCGTATTTGTTGCTTTTCAAGGGACGGCCATCTCGATGACGGCGGAGGATTCCGAAGGCCAGGATTACGTTGAAATTGTAGTGGACGGCGTCGCCCGGAATTGGATCAACCTGAAGAAAGGCGTCCATGAATACATCATTGAACAGGGGCTGCCGGATGGTGAACACACCTTGGAGATCCACAAGCGTACGGGGATTCTGACCGGCAGTATTGCGTTTCATCAGTTTACTCTGCCTGACGGCGGAAGCTTCCTTGCCCCGCCCGCGGCAAGGCCCCTGCGGCTGGAATACTTCGGCGATTCCATCACGGATGGAGCAGGGATTGGTCATCCGCATGAGCTCGCCGAAGCTCCGGATCTGGATGACGGCTACATGTCCTATGTCGGAATCAGCGCCAGAATGTTGAACGCGGAATATCATACGATGGCCATCTGCGGTATCGGCGTTTGGCAGGATGCGGTAGGAAATAGGCAGGGACTGCCGGAGCATTTTTCCGGGACGCTCGGCAAAGAGACGGCGCCATGGGACTTTTCCCGGTATATCCCTGATGGAGTCGTCATTAATCTGGGCCAGAACGATTATTCTACGCCGATTCATGATGAGGAGTATATTGCCGCTTATATCGAATTCATCCGGGTTATCCTGGAAAAATATCATGATCCGTATGTCTTTTGCTGTGTCGGAACCATGAATAACAACTATCTTGCCAGCGTGAAACAGGTCGTGTCCCATTTTAATCAAAACGGAAACGCAAAGGTATTCGTGGTTGACTTGGGATTGATTCATCCGGAGGTGGAAGGATGGGGCGGCCGTTATCATCCCGGCTATCAGACGCATTACCGCATGGGCTCGGAGCTGGCCTCGTTTATATCCGCCAAAACCGGTTGGAAACTGCTTAAGCGTCCGTCAATCGCAACGGAATGCGTGTTCTGA
- a CDS encoding substrate-binding domain-containing protein, with protein MSEPKYETVKQALLHQIRAGELRPGDRLPNEEDLMKQFQVSGITIRKAMTELANEGVITRIKRKGSFVNGAQAEDHSSRLIAFILSAEDNYDVSYMKIIKGAQQAAAEFGYSLIVEWSNDEQASIQKMLDRKVDGFLIYPFDPVQSKDNYLFIEQNNIPYLLVDRYNVDHPSYFSGCNNYDGAILATRELIRLKHSRIKFASYHFFLHSEQERFAGYCSAMRQAGLPVEGDHLLTRIDYDALSGSVMKRDITALFCSNDKLAVETIEQLTGRGVNIPQDVSVMGFDDWDHAGNLSVGLSTVRQDFEEIGRNAANLLNQVIQGQTHGGSTKILSGVSLVLRESTCENPYA; from the coding sequence GTGAGCGAGCCCAAATACGAGACAGTAAAACAAGCGCTGCTGCATCAGATTAGGGCCGGCGAGCTTCGACCCGGCGATCGATTGCCGAATGAAGAAGACCTCATGAAACAATTTCAAGTCAGTGGCATCACGATTCGAAAAGCGATGACGGAATTGGCCAACGAGGGCGTGATCACGAGAATCAAAAGAAAGGGCTCTTTTGTCAACGGAGCTCAAGCCGAAGACCATTCGAGCCGTTTGATTGCATTCATTTTATCGGCAGAGGACAATTATGATGTCTCTTATATGAAGATCATCAAGGGCGCGCAGCAAGCGGCGGCCGAATTCGGTTACTCCTTGATCGTGGAATGGAGCAACGATGAACAAGCATCCATTCAGAAAATGCTGGACCGAAAAGTGGACGGCTTCCTGATTTATCCGTTCGATCCGGTTCAAAGCAAGGATAACTACCTATTCATCGAGCAAAACAACATCCCCTACCTATTGGTAGACCGGTACAACGTGGATCATCCCAGCTATTTTTCCGGATGCAATAACTACGACGGGGCAATCCTGGCCACCCGGGAGCTGATCCGCCTGAAGCATTCGAGAATAAAATTCGCAAGCTACCACTTTTTTCTTCACTCCGAGCAAGAGCGCTTCGCAGGCTATTGCAGCGCCATGCGTCAGGCGGGGCTTCCGGTAGAAGGCGATCATTTATTGACCCGCATAGATTATGACGCATTATCAGGCAGCGTGATGAAGCGGGATATCACCGCTTTGTTCTGCTCCAATGACAAGCTTGCCGTTGAAACCATCGAACAACTGACCGGCCGCGGCGTCAACATCCCGCAGGACGTTTCCGTCATGGGCTTCGACGATTGGGACCATGCCGGCAATCTGTCGGTCGGGCTGTCCACCGTTCGGCAGGACTTTGAAGAGATCGGCAGGAACGCCGCGAATTTGCTGAACCAGGTTATTCAAGGCCAAACCCATGGAGGCAGCACGAAAATATTGTCGGGCGTTTCCTTGGTGCTCCGGGAGTCTACATGCGAGAATCCTTACGCATAA
- a CDS encoding SGNH/GDSL hydrolase family protein, with protein MKFDFLNSSLRHGLFRQEQDGISCFLPGSAVTVRFQGREITAEIEDVNGEGKSWVNVYIDDLPVRVMRIDPDNRLYQLADDLEDKPHTLTLQKRTEAAFGSIKFTDLTAENGTFLSPPSPLPHRLLIIGDSITCGFGNEAQIPCDCDASRENIALAYSSLTGQLLDAETLIVGASGTGCYQNFGGSKEGRMSDYFMETICPYLDQEAMDPFHPDMIVVNLGTNDWSAPIQPSDYIDQYRKLTGFIRGRYPSAPLFCAIGPMTLGPAPHLKALVQRLRQEGDDSIHFVEFPLIQRPEDGMGGSGHPSVKKHRQMAEQLAEAIRQVWSGSAPFSGSQ; from the coding sequence ATGAAATTCGACTTTTTGAATTCAAGCCTGAGGCACGGGCTCTTCCGTCAAGAACAGGACGGGATCTCCTGCTTTCTTCCCGGCAGTGCGGTAACCGTGCGCTTTCAAGGGCGGGAAATCACCGCCGAAATCGAGGATGTCAACGGAGAGGGGAAAAGCTGGGTTAACGTCTATATCGATGATCTTCCGGTACGGGTGATGAGAATCGATCCGGATAACCGGCTGTACCAGCTTGCGGACGACCTCGAGGACAAACCGCATACGTTAACGCTGCAGAAACGTACGGAAGCGGCATTCGGCAGCATTAAATTTACCGATTTAACGGCGGAGAACGGGACATTTCTGAGCCCTCCGTCCCCTCTGCCCCACCGGCTGCTCATCATTGGCGATTCGATCACGTGCGGCTTCGGCAACGAGGCGCAGATTCCATGCGACTGCGATGCTTCGCGCGAAAATATCGCGCTTGCCTACAGCTCGCTGACCGGTCAGCTTTTGGACGCCGAGACCTTGATCGTGGGCGCTTCCGGTACCGGCTGCTATCAGAATTTCGGCGGCTCCAAGGAAGGCCGCATGTCGGATTATTTTATGGAAACGATCTGTCCTTATCTTGATCAAGAAGCCATGGATCCGTTTCATCCCGACATGATTGTCGTTAACCTGGGGACCAATGACTGGTCCGCGCCCATCCAACCTTCGGATTATATCGATCAATACCGCAAATTGACGGGTTTTATCCGCGGCAGATATCCGTCCGCCCCATTATTCTGCGCCATCGGTCCGATGACGCTTGGACCCGCTCCCCATTTGAAGGCTCTTGTTCAACGTCTCCGCCAAGAAGGCGACGACAGCATTCATTTCGTGGAGTTCCCGCTCATCCAGCGGCCGGAAGACGGAATGGGAGGCTCCGGACATCCCTCCGTCAAGAAGCATCGGCAAATGGCCGAACAATTGGCCGAGGCGATCCGTCAGGTTTGGTCCGGTTCAGCCCCGTTTAGCGGCAGCCAGTAG
- a CDS encoding extracellular solute-binding protein produces MAKSKRKFFMPVLLGLAIALSGCSGAGGDAAAPADSGEAGASSLDPVTLEVVVPGAKGANYDEVLAEVNKRLKAEINTQVKFTFVDFADLNQKTNVMLASGESVDLMFDAPWLHLDTMASQGYYEELSGLLDQYGPNVKKTRPQQMWDANKINGSIYGVPLGSAYTQQRSIFIRKDLREQLNLPPVKTYEDLKAYLYAVRDGKSGITPLLAGADDVTYSWVNWLIRDDTSVSIRPTNFAGASLMLYYKGNDGKVYNFFDTREPKIWSGIQDVRKLFVDKVMSQDVLTNKSSPAEMQLQNKVAATPQMAFGIPQSFNDQLKQVVSGSELEAVRLFDLTQGKNLSNFKMDNFICIVKTSKHKDRAMMFLDWANKQENYDLLEHGIEGVNWKSAGEHQYETLNNDGGIVSFQLMLNPTLEREWAGTDEETQKYSQFITQADNFTKDILTGFTFDPTPVKNEVAQFATIQAKYYSGLFNGALDPDQYFAKFKTEGEAVLKKIQTELQKQVDAYLAK; encoded by the coding sequence ATGGCCAAATCAAAACGCAAGTTCTTCATGCCGGTGCTGCTCGGACTGGCAATCGCTTTATCCGGGTGCTCCGGCGCCGGCGGGGATGCCGCCGCGCCTGCCGATTCCGGGGAAGCCGGCGCTTCATCCCTTGATCCGGTTACCTTGGAGGTTGTCGTTCCGGGGGCGAAAGGCGCAAACTATGACGAGGTGCTGGCAGAAGTCAACAAGAGATTAAAAGCCGAAATCAATACACAGGTTAAATTCACATTCGTCGACTTTGCCGATCTGAATCAGAAGACCAACGTCATGCTGGCTTCGGGAGAGAGCGTGGATTTGATGTTCGATGCTCCGTGGCTGCATCTGGACACGATGGCTTCCCAGGGCTACTACGAAGAACTAAGCGGACTTCTGGACCAATACGGCCCCAATGTGAAAAAGACGCGGCCGCAACAAATGTGGGACGCGAACAAAATTAACGGCAGCATCTACGGCGTTCCCTTGGGAAGCGCCTATACCCAACAGAGATCGATTTTCATCCGGAAGGACCTGAGGGAGCAGCTAAACCTGCCGCCCGTAAAGACGTACGAGGATTTGAAAGCTTATCTCTACGCCGTCCGTGACGGTAAATCCGGTATTACGCCGCTCCTTGCGGGCGCGGACGACGTCACCTACAGCTGGGTCAACTGGCTGATCCGGGACGATACCAGCGTCAGCATTCGTCCGACGAATTTTGCCGGAGCCAGCCTGATGTTGTATTACAAGGGCAACGACGGGAAAGTCTACAACTTCTTTGACACCCGGGAACCTAAGATCTGGTCAGGCATCCAGGATGTCCGCAAGCTGTTCGTGGATAAAGTCATGTCGCAGGACGTCTTGACGAATAAAAGCAGTCCGGCGGAAATGCAGCTTCAGAATAAAGTAGCGGCTACGCCCCAAATGGCCTTTGGGATTCCCCAATCGTTCAACGACCAGCTGAAACAGGTCGTTTCGGGCAGTGAGCTGGAAGCCGTGCGTCTGTTTGACCTCACCCAAGGGAAGAACCTTTCCAATTTCAAGATGGATAACTTTATCTGTATTGTGAAGACGAGCAAGCATAAAGACCGCGCGATGATGTTCCTCGATTGGGCGAACAAGCAGGAGAACTATGATTTGCTGGAGCACGGCATCGAAGGCGTAAACTGGAAATCGGCTGGTGAGCATCAATACGAAACGCTGAACAACGATGGCGGTATCGTCTCGTTCCAGCTCATGTTGAATCCTACGTTAGAGCGGGAGTGGGCCGGTACGGACGAAGAGACGCAGAAGTACAGTCAATTCATTACGCAAGCAGACAACTTCACGAAGGACATCCTCACCGGATTCACTTTCGATCCGACGCCGGTGAAGAACGAAGTGGCCCAGTTCGCGACCATTCAGGCCAAATATTATAGCGGATTATTTAACGGTGCGCTTGATCCGGACCAGTACTTCGCCAAGTTCAAAACAGAAGGCGAAGCGGTGCTTAAGAAGATCCAGACTGAGCTGCAGAAACAAGTCGACGCCTACTTGGCAAAATAA
- a CDS encoding carbohydrate ABC transporter permease: MNRPVALIPPARVRREGGLSDKMTVWLFGLFLILFALVCLFPFWLMVINSFSSTRSLAVNGYSIWPDEFTLESYRFLLQGKQMFTSYGITIAVTAIGTVLGLVVTMLFAYVLAHPKNRYSGVLSFMTYVPMVFGSGLVGFYLLVVQWLHLKDTLWALVLPYVMNPFFAFILVSFYRSLPYELNESANMDGAGEWRIFFTIIRPISTPVIATISLFYALQYWNDWWLSLLFIDNSDMFPLQLLLRQLMSQMQLTSLNHGNVLTLPPAEGVKLAAVCLTIGPIILVYPMVQKYFVKGLTLGSVKG, from the coding sequence ATGAATCGTCCGGTTGCTCTGATCCCGCCCGCGCGAGTCCGGCGGGAGGGCGGGTTATCCGATAAAATGACCGTCTGGTTGTTTGGACTGTTTCTGATTCTATTTGCGCTCGTTTGTTTGTTTCCTTTTTGGCTGATGGTTATCAATTCGTTCTCCAGCACCCGAAGCTTGGCGGTGAACGGATACTCCATATGGCCGGATGAGTTTACGTTGGAGTCGTATCGTTTCCTCCTTCAAGGCAAGCAAATGTTTACCAGCTATGGCATCACCATTGCGGTAACGGCTATCGGAACCGTGCTCGGCCTCGTCGTCACCATGTTGTTTGCTTACGTGCTGGCCCATCCGAAGAACCGATACAGCGGCGTCCTCTCGTTTATGACCTACGTGCCGATGGTCTTCGGCTCGGGGCTCGTCGGCTTCTATCTTCTGGTGGTTCAGTGGCTGCATCTGAAAGATACGCTGTGGGCGCTTGTGCTCCCTTACGTCATGAATCCGTTCTTTGCGTTTATCTTGGTCTCGTTCTATCGCTCGCTGCCATACGAGTTGAACGAATCGGCTAACATGGACGGCGCCGGGGAGTGGAGGATCTTCTTCACAATTATCCGGCCGATCTCGACGCCGGTGATCGCGACGATCAGCTTGTTCTACGCCCTGCAATACTGGAATGATTGGTGGCTGTCGCTTCTGTTTATCGATAACAGCGATATGTTCCCGCTCCAGCTGCTGCTCCGGCAGCTCATGTCGCAGATGCAGCTCACGTCGCTTAATCATGGGAACGTGCTGACGCTGCCGCCGGCGGAAGGGGTCAAGCTGGCAGCGGTATGCTTGACGATCGGTCCGATCATACTCGTCTATCCGATGGTGCAGAAGTATTTTGTCAAAGGCCTGACCCTCGGCTCGGTGAAAGGCTGA
- a CDS encoding sugar ABC transporter permease yields the protein MRVLRDLVRNRGLYSMAIPGIVFLVVFSYIPLSGHLLAFKDFQISKGIWGSDWVGLDNFRFFFSNRDWIQVTVNTVYLNALFIIFEMVFALLIALFLNEIRLKWFKRTIQSVVFLPYFISWVVVGYMAFILFNNTDGLFNRVLSMTGLQAVDWYQTPWVWPIILTLTRIWKSAGYYSIILLAAITGFSSDYYESARLDGATRLQQMKYITLPLLKPQIIILVLLGVGRIFYGDFGMIYGIVGDNGILFPTTDVIDTYSYRALRQLGNFSMSSAIVFYQSIMGLIAVVSFNALVRKIDKDSRLF from the coding sequence TTGAGAGTATTAAGGGATCTTGTAAGAAACCGGGGCTTGTATTCAATGGCGATACCGGGAATCGTCTTTCTCGTTGTCTTCTCCTACATTCCTCTGTCCGGACATCTGCTAGCGTTCAAGGATTTTCAGATCAGCAAAGGCATATGGGGAAGTGATTGGGTGGGGCTGGATAACTTTCGCTTCTTTTTCTCCAATCGGGATTGGATTCAAGTGACGGTCAATACGGTTTATTTAAATGCGCTGTTCATTATTTTCGAGATGGTCTTTGCGCTTCTCATTGCTCTCTTCTTGAATGAGATCCGCTTGAAATGGTTTAAACGCACGATCCAATCCGTCGTCTTCCTTCCTTATTTCATTTCCTGGGTCGTCGTCGGGTATATGGCATTCATTTTATTCAACAATACGGACGGCCTGTTTAACCGCGTGCTGAGCATGACCGGGCTTCAAGCCGTCGATTGGTACCAGACCCCATGGGTATGGCCGATTATTCTAACGCTTACGCGAATCTGGAAAAGCGCCGGTTACTACTCGATTATTCTGCTCGCTGCCATTACCGGTTTTTCCTCCGATTATTATGAGAGCGCCCGTCTGGACGGGGCCACGCGGCTGCAGCAGATGAAATACATTACGCTGCCCTTGCTGAAGCCGCAGATCATCATTCTCGTTCTCTTGGGCGTCGGGCGGATTTTCTATGGGGATTTCGGCATGATCTACGGAATTGTCGGGGACAACGGGATTCTATTCCCGACGACCGATGTCATCGATACATATTCCTACCGGGCGTTAAGGCAGCTTGGCAACTTTAGCATGTCGTCGGCTATCGTGTTCTATCAGTCTATCATGGGGCTTATCGCCGTCGTTTCGTTTAATGCGTTGGTTCGAAAAATCGATAAAGACTCCAGATTATTTTAA
- a CDS encoding AraC family transcriptional regulator: protein MRIKSILQKTYVRTFLLLTTVLICSILPFVYLLSAEFSKYTMLEVRSNSQNEVNNLASKTEMILGKLKSYGLSMYADQNIQNWFFDTSKDPLIDHAALVAQSNFMSTEPLIQRSYLINLKHGLVVDSKVGIVRFESFADQSILERVKSFHPEYLRFFNHSPEDSDCLALILPATPEKPSDFYLVLLVDKPLLSKLLLGQTTSSEQDIRILDEDGQLLLGMSDPALSEQLYQTGREQQRSVFQVSFPNQSWFVNTAKLNTENWTVYYSNEYHTLTRHITAFQHKLITYTLLLLGIVSALFFWSSRRSLRSITFLSDKLKGRVGFANSASDAIPDIQWINDGIDLLLNNVEQLHASMRNQSELVRTEFLAQWMLHGTPGTKSYEYIRSQTKLASCDVLFVAVLRIETYTAFCEHYDFPSRKLIKYAIRNIGEEVIGAGSYAAEGLDMGGDHLILIIGSHESGALQLRRLLEDTHHQVARILNVETTVAVSNAFDFGTNIRNVYDHIYELTMLRFLKGEKQIFLESDYEEFMAGYPSASEALETTEIIKAIRRGRPETAIHLLRQQMKHVHELPYRNYKLNLTYFTYDLLKNFNKSSVLHEISSIHQLLERYGTLSEFQAWLEGIVTTLASETEAPKSPNRKEEIVLEIKEFVDSHLQDAQLSIEQVADNFSFSVSYIRQLFKEIMNMSLSEYILQERIERVKEKLVSSQLSVLEIGDQCGFLSKGHFFSSFKKFTNLTPKQYRESHGDFSR from the coding sequence ATGAGGATCAAGTCTATTTTGCAGAAGACCTATGTTCGTACCTTTCTATTACTGACAACCGTTCTGATCTGTTCCATCCTTCCTTTCGTCTATTTACTGTCTGCGGAATTCTCGAAATACACCATGCTCGAGGTGCGCAGCAATTCACAGAACGAAGTCAACAACCTGGCATCAAAGACCGAAATGATTCTCGGTAAATTGAAATCTTACGGACTCAGCATGTACGCCGATCAGAATATTCAGAACTGGTTCTTCGATACAAGCAAAGATCCGCTCATCGATCATGCCGCGCTCGTCGCTCAGTCCAATTTCATGTCGACCGAACCGCTCATCCAGCGATCCTATCTGATTAATTTGAAGCACGGCCTTGTCGTTGATTCCAAAGTCGGCATCGTCCGGTTCGAATCCTTTGCTGACCAGAGCATACTGGAGCGGGTGAAATCATTCCACCCGGAATATTTGCGCTTCTTTAATCATTCGCCGGAGGATTCGGACTGTCTGGCCCTCATCCTGCCTGCAACCCCAGAGAAGCCATCTGATTTCTATCTTGTGCTGCTCGTCGATAAACCGCTGCTGTCGAAGCTTCTGTTAGGCCAAACGACCTCTTCGGAGCAGGACATCCGGATTCTCGACGAGGATGGTCAGCTTCTATTAGGCATGTCCGATCCCGCGCTGAGCGAACAGCTTTATCAAACGGGCCGGGAACAGCAGCGCAGCGTTTTTCAGGTTAGCTTTCCGAATCAGAGCTGGTTCGTGAATACAGCCAAGCTGAACACTGAAAATTGGACGGTATATTACTCGAACGAGTATCATACGTTGACTCGCCATATAACCGCATTCCAGCATAAATTGATAACGTATACATTACTCTTGCTGGGCATCGTCTCGGCGTTATTCTTCTGGAGTTCGCGACGTTCCTTGCGTTCCATTACCTTTTTGTCGGACAAGCTGAAAGGGAGGGTTGGATTCGCAAACTCCGCGTCTGATGCCATACCGGACATCCAATGGATCAACGACGGCATCGATCTGCTGCTGAACAACGTGGAGCAGCTTCATGCTTCCATGCGCAACCAATCCGAGCTCGTTCGAACGGAGTTTCTCGCCCAGTGGATGCTGCACGGGACGCCAGGTACCAAGAGCTACGAATATATCCGGAGCCAGACCAAGCTGGCTTCCTGCGACGTTCTGTTTGTGGCCGTCCTTCGGATCGAAACGTATACGGCTTTTTGCGAACACTACGACTTCCCCTCCCGGAAATTGATCAAATATGCCATACGCAATATTGGCGAAGAAGTGATTGGGGCAGGCTCTTATGCGGCCGAAGGCTTGGATATGGGGGGCGACCATCTGATCCTGATCATCGGGAGCCATGAATCGGGAGCGCTTCAGCTGCGACGTCTTCTGGAGGATACGCACCACCAAGTGGCACGCATCCTGAACGTCGAAACAACCGTGGCCGTCAGCAATGCCTTTGACTTCGGCACGAATATCCGAAACGTATATGATCATATCTACGAATTAACGATGCTGCGTTTCCTTAAGGGAGAAAAGCAAATTTTCCTGGAGAGCGATTACGAAGAGTTTATGGCAGGGTATCCTTCCGCCTCCGAAGCGCTGGAGACGACCGAGATCATCAAGGCCATCCGCCGCGGCCGACCCGAGACCGCCATCCATTTGCTGCGCCAGCAAATGAAGCATGTCCATGAGCTGCCATATCGCAACTATAAGCTGAACCTGACCTATTTCACCTACGATCTGCTCAAAAACTTCAACAAATCCAGCGTCCTGCATGAGATCAGCAGCATCCATCAACTGCTCGAGCGGTACGGCACGCTGTCCGAGTTTCAAGCGTGGCTGGAGGGCATCGTCACGACGCTCGCATCCGAGACCGAGGCTCCGAAATCTCCGAACCGCAAAGAAGAGATCGTGCTGGAGATCAAAGAATTCGTGGACAGCCATTTGCAGGATGCGCAACTATCGATCGAGCAGGTGGCCGACAATTTCTCCTTCTCCGTGAGCTATATCCGGCAGCTATTCAAGGAAATCATGAACATGTCATTGTCCGAGTACATTCTCCAGGAACGAATCGAGAGAGTGAAGGAGAAACTGGTATCCAGCCAGCTCTCGGTACTCGAGATCGGGGATCAATGCGGCTTCCTGTCCAAAGGCCATTTCTTCTCCTCGTTCAAGAAATTCACGAATCTGACTCCAAAGCAGTACCGGGAAAGCCACGGGGACTTCTCCAGGTGA